The Anser cygnoides isolate HZ-2024a breed goose chromosome 4, Taihu_goose_T2T_genome, whole genome shotgun sequence region TGCTCTCGCAAGCCATTTGCCTGACAGCTCTGCTCTTCTTACAAAATAAACTGAGAATATTTGAAGAACTAGGCCAGAGCATGAGCAGCAGTGAGGCACTGAATTTAACTGGCAGCTCCTACAATTCATACCAGTTGAGTTTAGGGCCCAAACTGGTAAGCTCAAAAAATATCGATACTGTTGTTCAGTAATAAAATAGTAACCTGTTGCGCTTGCAACAGCTAAACTAAACTGTTCCATCATAATTTAATAGTGTTGTTCTTTTAACAATTGGATTCCGTTACACTTTTATATTTAGGCACGATTATTTAATCTAGTTTAATTGGATTTCTTATTCCCCTCAGGGTCTGGGGCCTAGAAAGTTCATATTAAATACTCTAATTGCTCTGAAATTTTCGTGTTGTCTGAAATATGCTCCTATTTTAAGTATACCCTAAAATCTAGTTCATAGACATGTTCTCCTCTTTCACGAATTAGAAAAAGTCTGATGTCCATAATTTGCACTTTAAAAGAGTCAATAATtaaccaaaataataattatagaCGGAAAACAAGGAGGACGCTGCACAATGAACTGCAAGTCACAAATCGTAAATAAGGCCAGGAGCGCACATCAAAGGTTTCTAAGTGCACGCTGCTCTCCGAAAGCAAAGCTGAGGCAGCTAACGAGGGTGTCCATAGCCTACATATTTTACGTGCGGGTCCCTGACGTGGTACGGGCCTGCGGGGTACAGCTGGCGGAGACCCCGATAGCTGCCCGGTTTGCTTGGCTGGCACagcagtggtgctggtggtcCCCGAACAGGAAAGTGACTGCGTGTGAGGGCTGGGTGTGGGTACTGCTGGGCTTCAGACGCCACTCTGGGGCAAAGAGAGGCAAGGTGCGAGTCCTGTCCTGTGCTGCCTGGGGCCGGTGGGCGAGCGGGTATGGTTTGTACTGGGAGCAGGGCCTTGCACGTGCGAGGTTTGTGTGAGAGCACCGCTCCCAAAGCCACGTTACGGAGActacatgctgatgttttagaaaaacgacatttaataaataaattgacAGATGGATGCGTAGATAGATGGATGAACGGGTAGTCGTGCCGCCTCCCCCTGCTCGCCCTACAACATGGCCGCCCCTCCGCCGTACAACATGGCGGCGCCCAGCCACCTCCACCGCCGTACAACATGGCGGCCTAGAGGAGGGCGCTTCCGTGTCCCTCAGCGCCACTATTTCAACCCCGCCGCGCGCGCTTCCGCTTCCTCTTCCGGCTCGGGCGGTGGCAGGTATggcggctggcggcgggggcTCCGCGGCCTCCATCCGCCGCCTCCATCCGCCGCCATCCGCGGCGCGGCGACAcccggggggtgcgggggggccggggccggggcccggggcGTCGGTGCCGCAGCGGCCGCCAGGCCCTCAGGGAGGGGAGGCCTCGGGCCGCGGCAGCGCAGGGTGAGGCCTTGCCTCGTCTTGAGTCTTCGCCACAAGCCTCCTTCTGCTCGCAGCCCCGTCGCGTTGTTTATTATTTAGCGGTGTTGGCTGTCGCAAGGAGGTATTTCGGCTCTCTCCGTCCTGGCACAGAATCGGTAGCTGCTGGGTCCGTTTCAGCTCGGTGCTTCCGTGCAGGTGATGCTGTCAGCCTCTGGGTGGAAGCCGAACTCTCAAACCAATCTGTTTTCCTTAATTAAGGTGTGAAAAATGGTTCAGCGGCTGACCTACCGCCGTAGGTTGTCCTACAACACAGCTTCCAACAAGACCAGGCTGTAAGTAAGACGTAGCTTCTAAGGAAATCctcatttaagaaaaacaacatttaagtTTTGATTGTTTCCGTAACAGAaggtttttctgctgtgttcagGTCCCGAACACCTGGGAACAGGATTGTTTACCTTTACACCAAGAAAGTTGGGAAGGCACCAAAGTCAGCATGTGGTGTATGCCCAGGGAGACTTCGTGGTGTAAGTCTTGGGATTAACAGCATAAGATTTTGaaggcttttattattttaaatgcaaacagcTTTATCAAATAAGGTGTCTGTTTCTTCATGGATTCAAGAATATCCTTCTTTAAAATATGGTCATCTGAGTGTTGCGAAGTGTAGCTGGTAAAACAAGCTTTGAAAGCTTAAGGAgcaagtgctttttttttttaatgcttgtgATTCTCAGTGGTATTATCTAAACTTGTTTTATAAATTAACTCGTAATTGAGTGAAATTTTTCAAACTAGATCAATCTGTAACAGGTTTGAAAATTAGAATTGGACCTGTTAGATAGACTTTCAAAAACATATGTCAAGTTGACtgtaatttttagaaaaaatgagTGACTTTTTCCTAACAGGCTGTTATCTTCCAAAATGTGTTCCTGGTTTAATGTTGCTTTTAACAGTGATCAGAGTGCTCAAGTCTTGTTGTCAGTCAGTTTCTACGCTTGGGAAGATGATCCTTTTTAGTAAGCAGATTTTAATTAGGAGTATATTGGGAAACCTGTCTGGTGGAATGGAAAAGTTCGGTTCTGGAATGCTGAGGATGGCATGTAGAACACCCTGTGGCTGCAGTCACTTCTTGCATGTTGAATAGTTAACTGTAGgtgttgctgctttttaaagacaaactACACAAGTGAATTTTCTCAATGCAACTGTTACTCAAAACTGGGGCCTGCTATCTTATGATATGCTTctaatttttgctttctgtaggtTCGTGCTGTGCGTCCTAAAGTTCTTATGAGGCTgtcaaaaacaaagaagcacGTCAGCAGAGCCTATGGTGGCTCCATGTGTGCTAAGTGTGTCCGCGACAGGTGAGCTCACAACGGGATAACTTTGCTCTTGAGGTGACTTCATACGAGTTCTGCATCTTAACCGTGTCTTCCTAGTGTAAGTCAAAATGCTAGAGACTCTTTCCTGATGTCAGTGTAGAAAAACGGAGAGGGTAAGCACGGGACACATTAGCAGTGAGGTGTGCAGTTTTCCCCAAGGATTTGAGCTGGTTAGTTAATGTGTTTGGAACTCCTCTGTGGATGGTTTGTTCTTTGTGGTTTCAAACTGTACTGGTGTGTAGGTGCTAAACATTCCGttccttctgcatttttgtATTCTTCCCTCAAGAGTAAAggcttttctcttctgcttcctgtTTTGTCTTGTGCAAAGATAGTAGTGAAAAATCAACTTCGGACGTCTGTGGTGTTTTGGGATTTAGTGGTACTAATTGTTAGCATATTAAGCATCTTCTATGTGATTAAGCTTAAAGATGACCTTTGGTAGGTCTCCTTGAACCGAGTTTTATTGTGTAACAGCTGCATATCTGTATAATTCCTTGACAAGTTTGAGCACTAATATATATTACAAAGAATGTGTCTACTTTGTGAATGGCAATCAAAGCAGATCTCCAGAGTCAGCAGTCTAGTACCAGTTTTTCATCTGTAGTGCACGTCTTtccagcatcttttttttttttggcttctgtgATCTAAACGAAATCACATCAGGTGGCACTGAAGGCTGATTGTTACAGCTGCAGATCTTGAGCAAAAgttttttctgttaaaagacattttttcctcagtgttttcACAAACACTGTGAGCTTGGTAGGTCGTTTTTTTGTAGATGAGTGTATCTTTTATGCCTATACACAAACGAAAGCGCAGTCACCTGCTTCCCTGTAATTGGCAGGTCTTTCTCCTGTGTCTAAGCATTGTTGGTAGGCTTTGTGTGCTGTAAAAATAGCCATAAGTATCATACACACGGAGtagcattttcctgttttgagaTAGGACGGTCTATATGGTATGTGTGTGTGGTATAACTCACCAAACAGGCTGTTGATGTGTGAGTACTATCGTGTGTATCTATCTGCTTAGTGGCCCCATATCTGTTCAAGAAGTAATTGTATTTAGATATGATTTGACCTGCCggagttttttttgttgatgtACAAAGAAGCAGTAATCCTGAGAGGGCAGCTCTCATTTTGATAACTGAACTCACATAAATTTTTCTGTAGTTATAAGAAAGAACTTGTGTGAACAGCTGGTCAGTTCCCTTACTTTAAGAACTGTAAAATTAGTTTGCCAGTGAGGAGTGCTTTTTACCTTTAGTCAAGTCACTTACTTTCCTACTGTTTAGCCATTGGGTTGATACCCTTATCTGCCTACAAGCCACTAACCCTAAATTTGCGAGCACATGAAGCCTTCTTCCCAAACCTCTACATTTCTTGGTGCCACTGCCCCTGTCTTTTGATGCTGGCAAGAACACAGACAGCTCCTTTATGTAAAGTGGAGTACCACACAGTGCTGCAGTCAGCAAAACTAGCTGcaactttctcatttttgtgtTCTCGCTTAGCTGTATACACGTCCTCATGGTGTTGATTTTCCTTTCCAGGATCAAGCGAGCTTTTCTCATTGAGGAGCAGAAGATCGTCGTGAAAGTGTTGAAGGCACAAGCACAGAGCCAAAAGTCCAAGTGAAtctctttgtattttctgcCCAATAAATGAAAGTTCCACTTCCCTGGTGTCCTGTCAGTCCGCGTGCTCGTGAAGGCTTGTGGGAGCTTCTCACAGCTTGTTAAATGCAGAACCGGGGTGTGACGTGGCACGCTGTCAGTGAGGGTGCTGCCTGCAGACGGGAGTGAAGCATGTGGGATGAAGTCCACTTAAACAGGACTCCCAGCTCTGTCTCGCGGTCCTAGAGACAGATCGGAGTAACTGTGGGCAATGCAGGTTACTTTACGGCACCAGCTGTGTGTGAGGTGATCAGAGGATGTCTGAGATAGAAAAGTGAACAAAGAGACGGGCTAAAGACTGGAAGGCAGTGTCAGGTGAAGAGGAAGAGAGCTAGAACAAGCCTAaggtagatttattttttttttgtagcgCGTGCCTGTGGTTTACTGCTGCTTGAATctgaggggcaggggaagggaattGGCTTCTCAGAGCAAGTGCTTCAGCAGCCGTTCCACGCACAGCTCCCTCTGGATTCGGGAGGAAGCCCCGGCAGCTGTTCCGTTGTCCTGTGAGGTGCTTCCTGGGTCAGCAGCTGCCGGCGCAGTACAAGCACAGCTCCGGATGTGACAGACtagctccaggagctggatttTGGAGTGGCAATTCAGGCTCTGGCATTGCAAGCTGCACAGAGTTATTTTGGATCTGTTGCGCTGTCACTGGTGTCGTGTCAGGAGCAGCTGTGGAAGGTGgaaatggttttgtttcctctgcTCCGTGCTGTTTAAACGTGGCCGTAGCTACCCGGGAATGCTTCGGCACCCCAGGGATAACCCTGACCTGTAGGCGCGGTGTCCTTGACCCCAATCCTGGGAGTTCTCCCCGCAAAAAGCGACCCTCAGGCTTTTTGACGGCTGTGTATTCCCGCCCTGCCCccggcgggaggaggagggcagcccccggcgctgcccgctGGGTGCCGAGCACCCGGGGCAGGTTCATTCATCCTCCCCTGCGccggccccgcccaccgccccgggggcgtggcctcccATTCACCTGCACCGCcccgggggcgtggcctcccATTCACCCGCACCGCcccggggggcgtggcctcctGTAGCCCCGCCTCCCCGAGCGCCCCCTCCGTTACCCGGCACCGACACGTCGACGCTGGTAGGCCCTGGCAGGCGTGTAAAACGCGCGGCCTCACCCTGAGGAGCGTTGTGCTTCcgactggaggaaaaaaaaccccattattatttttaattattttgcgTAAACCCTGCGGTGATTTCGCTTTAAGGTTTAGATgtgattaatttatttattttttttaattcccctcTCTTTGTTGTTGCCCTGCCAGGACGCAGCCGCGCGCCCGGTTCCGCccggccgccagccccgctccgctccgttccgctccgcgccgcgccgccaTTTGgtgcccgccgcccgccggcaTGGAGGCGCTGTTCCGGCTGCCCTTCGCCGTGCTCGAGTGCCCCAACATCAAGCTGAAGCGGCCGGGCTGGGTGCACATGCCCTCGGCCATGACGGTGTACGCGCTGGTGGTGGTCTCCTACTTCCTCATCACCGGAGGTGGGACGCCGCCGACAAAAGGGGAAAgcgccccgctgccagccccgtaaacccccctaaacccccctAAACCCCCGTGAAATCCCCGTGAAATCCCCCTTTCCTGGCAGCTCGCCCCGCCTGTAGCCGCTCCTCAGGCTTTTCCCCGAGTTACACCCGTTCCTGGGGCGCTTCGCCCCAGCTACAAGCGTCCTTGTGGTGTTTCGCCAGTTCTCCCCCGTTTTGTACGATTCGAACCCAATTCCGTGCCTTGTTGCCTCGCAGGGATCATCTATGACGTGATCGTGGAGCCTCCCAGCGTGGGGTCGATGACGGACGAGCACGGGCACCAGAGGCCGGTGGCCTTCCTGGCCTACAGGTaggaggagggcagggctcTGCACCCCTCCTGGGGAGCAGACGGGGCGCACGCAGCTGGGTCAGCCCGCTCCGAGCCCCCAGGAACCGCCTGGGGACTGCAGGATCCACCCCGTAACTGCCCTCGGtctccaaattaaaaaataaaagtgcctGGAATTAATGGAAGTAGATAACTAAGGCCTCCCAAAGCCTTTGGGAGTGAACGCTTTGGTAAGAAACAAGCTTTGATCTGGCAGCGCTTTCCTTTATTTCAATCCCTTCGCTGTTAAAAGTTGAGGTTTGTAATGGGTGCAGACGTATTTGGCCGCATTTCATAGGATATTTCATAGCAACGTAAGTAATGTTTGGGAGAATTTAAGGTCTGGCCTTTCAGCTTCTAGTGTAATTGGGACTCCTGTAGCTGAGGGTGGGGAAAATAGTTACAAATACACAATGGCGTCTTCCCTGGGTCTGTTTGcatctgctgctgaaaataagCTGGAGACTGCTTAGTCAAGAATTGCTCTGACAAGTATTAAATCTATAGTTGTAACTTTTGTTTGATCTGCTTTTGTGTCTGTACGTGGAAACAATGgcatgtggatttttttcttgtaaaataccAAAAACGTTCTGTAAGTCCTCAGAACGTGGGTACCCCATGTATAAATTTATGCATGCCTCGCGTATAAGCTTTGACTTGGACTGGACGCGGTGTGTGACTCAGGCAGggtggggctgctgcagggtgcGTGCATCACTGCTGCGGGGAGCTGGATGGCACTTCAGTGCAATTCTGTGACAGCAGCGTGAAAGAAGATGGAATTGGTTGTTTTCAGGATTTGAGGCAATAATGATTATCTTCATTTCCGTTTTAGCATACATTGCAGTTTCAGTCGTACCACTGTTAAAAAGCTGCCAGTATTGCTGATGGCAGTGATAGAAAAAGGCTCAGTGAGTGTTGCAGGCAGAAGGCTCCTCATCCAGGTGCaatattttttcagctgctcGGCTTCCCCTCTCTGCCTGAGCTCTGTAAGAAGGGAACCCAGCTGTGAGGACTGACAGAGAGCCGAGGCGCTTTCAGGCCGGTCCCCACAATCTGTGTGCAGGCCCAGTGAGTGAGGAGCGAAACGTGCTGCAGGcaagaaacatttctgctgtGTGCTGGAACCTGCTGAGGTGCTTCATGAGGTGACACAGTGCTTGGAGTGGGATTTGTACCGGGATGAGAAtttgggtgctgctgcctcAACGTCAGGGTAGAAATAAGACTTGGAAAACCCAGTGGCCCCAGGGTCACGGTTCCATGCTTTGAGTCGTCTGTGAAAACTGCTGCTACTTTTGGGGTAGATCTTTCTGAAAACTGATGAGTTTGTGTTGTATCCATTAATATACCCTGTGGCATATAAAACCACTAGTATGCTTGTCTGTTCACCTTGCAGTCAGTCCAGGAGATAAATTACAATTTAAAGCTTTAATATAATTGCATAACATAAATTCCTAACATAAAGTAAATTTGGAAGGTCAGCCATCAAACTTAATCATTTTGTGCATTTGTACAGCTAAAGAAGGTTGAGTAGCTGAATTTTGAAACGTAAATAGTTTTCTTTGAATAACCTCTaactctttcttcctccctttcctcccccaccccccttgTTTGTTGGTCTTGTAGAGTAAATGGACAATATATTATGGAAGGGCTTGCATCTAGCTTCCTCTTCACCATGGGTGGCTTAGGATTCATAATTCTGGATCGATCCAATGCACCAAATATCCCCAAGCTGAATAGGTTTCTCCTGCTCTTCATTGGATTTGTCAGTGTGCTTTTGAGCTTCTTCATGGCCAGAGTTTTCATGAGGATGAAATTACCGTAAGTGACTTAAaactctttctgcttttcttcctttttatggTTTACGTGTGCCTATATTAAATTTAAGagtagcagaaaacaaaacctggtATGCTGAACGTCTCTAGCTTGGCTGTAAGTTacttttcttcagtgcttttgtGGAACAAGCTGTCTTGAATGAGGTGGGGAAACTTTTGGAGCTGACTGCTCTGAGATTGTGCTGTGGTTCAGAAAGATGACAGATTTGCTAAGTCAGACAATACGATTAGTGAGTCTGAGTCGTAATAAATTTTAAGGTAGGCTGAATACGTGCTGGATAGGTAAAAGTAATTACAAGGCAGGGCTTTGGAGAAAAAGGATATATCAAGGAACTTCAAGGAAGACAAATGAATCATTTATACCAGCAATATATGGCAAAGGTCATAACTAGAAGAACCGATGCCAGGAGTAATGGGCGTTTAGAAACATCCCAAACTGTCCTAAAGTAAAGAtgatgtcttttattttgtcGTCGCTGGAAGACTCAACATAACATTGAAGCATACAATGTGTGTGACGTTTCAATACACCTAACTCACAGacaaaaagtaggaaaaataacACAGCTTTGAGGCCGTGTTATAACAAAACACGGgattttcaatttttgttttttctttcttgctccATCTGTTTCATTTAGAATAGCTGAAGCCAGCAGTTTGGAGGTACCGACAGTTAATTTCTGGAGTAGCTCTTTGGGGTGTTGACTTAGTTATGTCAGTCATTGCTCCTTTCTCAAATGTTTGTTTAACCTTTGCAGTGCAGTAGAAATGTTGTTTCATAATGCACCGGGGATTCCCTGGCAGTAGGCAGCTGGATGGGGACTTGCTATACGTTTTCTCGTTTCATTGTACATGTATGTCTTAACAGttctctttcttaaattctttaaaGAAACAAGGCTTCAGGggagttgaaaagaaaaagagaccaGAGTTGTGTTCAGAGCCAGAGAATGTCAGATTATACTGAATATCTTGACGCTGGTAGTTTGCGTAAAGGGTACAAAGAAAGAAGCTTTCGTAAGGTGCAAGCCGGGCTTCAAAAATTCTAAATAAGTGCTGAAGTTGGATTGAGAGCAAGTTAGTCCATTTTCAGTGTTCATTAAAGAAAATCAGCTGAGGAAGGAGAGTGTAGTTAAGCCTGTTTGTACCTGAATGGGATTTAAATATGCGATTTAAATGGGTTTTAAATAGCTTTGATGTGAAGAGTGTTTTGGCactgaggtttttgttttaagactgTAAGTCTCTTGCTTTTTGAGGAGGTCCTGCCTGTGTTTGCTaacttttttcctaatttaattttattctgcagGGGCTACTTGATGGGTTAGTACCTCTTGCAACGTGTGAAAGCCCAAGCTGAATTTAATCCTCTTCATGAAGTGTTTAAGAAGCAGCAAGAAACAAATTCCATTGTCACTATCAACAGGAAAGAGACCTAAACGTGAGAAGCAAGTGGGGAAAGTGTGCTCTCTCTGCAAATAAACTTTTATTACCAATGGCTGATTTATAGTTTTAAAACAGCGTTTTATCATTGCTGTTCTAGAGcttttgaaaagagaaagttacctatatatttttttttaatctgacttGGCGTGAAATAGAGAACCTGTCTTCATTTACCCTGAAATGAGAATTAGCCATTGGTTTGACAGTTCGTTATTGCAAGGTCTGTCCCCTCTTCCCTGTGCGGGAGGATTATATGTGTGAATTGGAGAAGAAACACctgaaacatttctttccaaGTTATAATTAGAAAGTAAATAAGTTTGGATGCTTTACAGTCCGAATTAATGTGTCTGAAATGATTTCAGAGACACCTTTTGCCTTGTTATTAATGGCTCTATATGAGCAAATCCATATGTGCACCGGGAGAGGCAAACTGTATGAATGtgcatttgtttttgaaaaaatgtaCGAAAAGAGccaaataaaagttattttctacaaaattgtttgaatttcatgcattttctgaagctttttcttGAGTATGCATGGCCTATTCTGCATACATGTTTTGAGATGCCATACTATACAATGAGCACATCATTTCTGCTTAGTTTTTCACTGTTgggtagtgattttttttagtatcaGGGACAAGAGACCTCATATTTTCTGTGAACTTGTACTGTATCTAAATGATATGCTGTTATCAGTAATCGAGCgagctgttgcttttttgtttgagAGACAAGGCTCCaacttttttttggtcttcATTTAAAAGATGGAATGTTACCATTGTacttcattaaaatgtattgtGTTCTGAAGGTGGAAAAGATCCTTCTAAATCTCCATAAATGTCTTGTCGGCAAGCCACATGTGTTTGAAGCACTATTTTTGTCTGTATAATAATTGtcagtgagtttttttttattcccttaaTTGTGTGTAAGTATTACTGTTCATATACTAGTCAAAGAGCTAGTTGTTAATCATCTGTCTTCAGGATATGTCACTTCCAGTCCCTCATTCTTACATTCAATGTGACTTCTGCGTTTGttcattttacatctttttctttaaaatttaagGTATATTAAGCTGTTCTGTTAGGCTCATAACTGCAGTATTTCCTGTCTTTTCAAAGTGGTTATCCTGTGGTCATTCTGGTTTTGGTGAGACAGGTGCTTACTTTCAAGGGGAGTACTGATATTATGTGAGTAAATAACGGGGTACCTACGTCAATTTTAATGTATCTAAGGAAAGTCAAAACAGAAAGGCAGGTCGCAGTATAACTCTACTGAGCGCCTTCCGGCTCAGTACGTGTCCCACTGCTGTTCAACGTCAGCCTCCAGGTTTGCAGCTGATTCTAAATGAGCATACTCTTAAGCAGTAGTTTTAATGACACGGATGAATATCTGTGGTGTATGAAATGCGAGGGTGCCCTGCCTGTGCAAACTGCTGCGCCAGGCCCTGACTGCCTGGCCTGGTTGCTCgcgctccccaggggctgcctttgtacggccggggaggggacaCTGCTGGCTCTGTCCACAtctcgtcagcctccctcacgagggctgccaggccctggcggctccctcagctgcctcGAGTGGCCTTGATGCTGGAGAAAAAGCCCTGCCCGCCTCGATTCCATCGCTCCACTGCACCACgcgtctgccccagagccgatCGCAGGGAGATCTGCTATGGTCCTCTGCCAGAGCAGAGGTACCGAGGAAAGCAGGAAGCAGAATGCAGAGCAGAAGatacaccaccaccacacagaAGGTAGGAACGCGCTAGGCAGGAAAGCTTCAGAATGCTTGACTGAAGTTTGGTTCGTTTTTGATGTTGGTTGGGAGCTTAATGGTCACCCATGGAAAAACTTCTACCTGGCAGTGTCACGTCAACTGAACAGGGTGGTACGGCTGTGCCATACCGTGTGTGATGGGAGTCCCAGTAACAGATAAAGAGTGAGTGTCTGCTGTTCTCTACAGGCAACAGCAGGTGGCATCTCCTGCgtcaaagacagaaagaaaagtttagtGATATCCCTCTGTGTTTCGTGCTCTCATCCAGAGTGAACTGAGCTTGTCTGGGGGGTGGGAAATTGAAGTTGAAGCACTGTGATAAAGGTAAAGCAGAGCTTATAGGAACGTCTCTCTCCatgattaaaaacagaagtttggCTTATGTCCAAATGTAACAGAAAAGTCAGACTGAGGTCTTGATTTTCTGGCTCTCTTGTTGGAGAAAATACCGAATCCACGGCTCTTCCAGAAGGTTCAGTGTAATCTTGGAGTGCTGACGCCTGGTCAATACAGTTAAGAAGAATATATATAACCTGCGTAGCTTTTGAAAGTTAACATGTGAGCTCTAAATAATTTAAGTGATCTTGTACTTAATTGAGTTAAGCCAAAAATTTCATCTAAATAAAAAAGACCAGACATTctggcttcctttttttcccccagtacaTTTTCCAGACTCCTGCAGATCGCGTAACAGTAGCATGTTTGGAAGACCTGTGCCACTGAAACGATTTTTGTCAGCAGGGTGacatttcatctgttttgaGGAGATGCTGATAAATACCTCTGCTGGTAAGATAAATACCTCTGCTGGTAAAGCTGTGTGGCATTTGGATAAGTCCAGATAcgaattttaaaaaaatgtataattgttaattaaaacctaaaatacttttatagGTCAAGTTTAGTTACCAGTATGAAGTAGTACACAGTGAtgtctgaaataaaactgacaTCTTTATTAGACTAATgtggaatattttaatttgcagcATTCTAATTCTGAATCTGTTGTGTTTAATGGAATCTGGCTTAGGCGGCTGAAGGTGCCTCAGTTACCTTCTTACAAAGCTGGACACTTGTTTAGAAAATAGTGCTTACTAAGGTTACTATAATACACCCATGTCTAGTTCCAGttgcatattttatatacatattttcttaatataCTAATTAGGAAGCACTAGGTATTAGGTTACTTAAAAGTTACAGTCTTAGCAACTGAGATGATTGtaaattgctgctgctgctcccagtaAAGGCAGTAAATGTGGGTATAAGGAAGACAGCAAATCTCAATTTTCTGACATGCTTGGAAATGCTGTATACACTAGAAACTTTTTTCCTGCGGCATTGCAATGGCTGTGAAAACATGACTTGATATCACCCACTTGTGAATATGATTGTATTTTGCCTTTGGTGTGACAGTTCATTCATAAAAAGAGTTGCAGCAATACGTCTGGCCTCCTATTACAATTTCTAGTTGCTGCTTCTCGATTTTACAGTTGCTTTagtatgtttttcttccagaacaTGCTTAAAGAGGGTTGAAACCATTACGAGAACTGAAGTGGAACAACTGTAAGAATCTCAGAAGAGGGCCATTTTATAACCCTTTACAGTCACACTGAGGCATTTCAGCTATACTGACTGGAGACTCAAAATCTGGCTTTCAGTGACAGGAAAATGCACAACTAATGCATCAAACTCTTCTTCAAGGGCGGCGTTTCGTGAGAAGCGGCTACTAGAATCATTAGAGTTTCTACACGATTTGGTTTCTCCAGCGACAACtgattgtgctgtgtttttttgttgtggtttgaCATGGATACCCATCTGCTAAGAGCTGTGCTGAGACCATAAGCCCATTTTAGAGCAACAGCTGTGGCACTGTAATGGGAGGCAAGCACGCCTGACTTGCGCCCTGTTTTAACTGGTGGTATGGATGCGAGGCGCTGCATCCTGATATCTGGTATCTTGAATCTATAAAGCAGCTTGCCGAGCTCCAGTTTAACGATACCAGCTTAATTCCTGATGTTCTTTGGGTGTAAGATGAAGTTTCACTTCATCACATAACTATCCCATGTGG contains the following coding sequences:
- the RPL34 gene encoding large ribosomal subunit protein eL34; its protein translation is MVQRLTYRRRLSYNTASNKTRLSRTPGNRIVYLYTKKVGKAPKSACGVCPGRLRGVRAVRPKVLMRLSKTKKHVSRAYGGSMCAKCVRDRIKRAFLIEEQKIVVKVLKAQAQSQKSK
- the OSTC gene encoding oligosaccharyltransferase complex subunit OSTC; amino-acid sequence: MEALFRLPFAVLECPNIKLKRPGWVHMPSAMTVYALVVVSYFLITGGIIYDVIVEPPSVGSMTDEHGHQRPVAFLAYRVNGQYIMEGLASSFLFTMGGLGFIILDRSNAPNIPKLNRFLLLFIGFVSVLLSFFMARVFMRMKLPGYLMG